The Halomonas sp. KG2 genome contains a region encoding:
- a CDS encoding acyl-CoA dehydrogenase C-terminal domain-containing protein, translating into MPSYQAPLRDMRFVMDEMFDYPSHYAALPCGDEASPDVVNAILEEGARFARDVLLPLNQSGDEEGCLLEGGEVKAPQGFKEAYQQYVEGGWPSLAADPEQGGQGLPPSLAMMLSEMICATNLAWGMYPGLSHGAADALRHHGTDEQKETYLTKLVEGVWTGTMCLTEPHCGTDLGLIKTRAVPNESGAYSITGTKIFISAGDHNLAENIVHLVLAKLPGAPEGSKGISLFVVPKFMPDAQGNPGDRNGVSCGSLEHKMGIHGNATCVMNFDGATGYLVGAPNKGLACMFTMMNAARLGVGIQGLGLIEASFQNSLSYARDRLQMRALSGAQAPEKVADPIIVHPDVRRMLLTQKAFAEGGRMLVLYTAQMLDIVEHGKPGEEKEQAETLLGLLTPIVKAFLTEVGFECTNEGVQIFGGHGFIKEWGMEQLVRDARITRLYEGTTGIQALDLLGRKVLMSQGESLKVFTKEIHKFCKAEADNPALKEFVEPLAKLNAEWGELTMGVGMKAMQDREEVGAASVDYLMYSGYVTLAYLFARAAKQSLVELEGDDKAFYAAKLNTARFYYQRLLPRTKAHAQMIQAGAGSLMAMSSEDFGLGFEI; encoded by the coding sequence ATGCCCAGCTATCAAGCCCCCTTACGTGATATGCGTTTCGTTATGGACGAAATGTTTGACTATCCCAGCCACTATGCAGCGCTACCCTGTGGTGATGAAGCGTCTCCAGACGTCGTGAATGCGATTCTTGAAGAGGGCGCGCGCTTTGCCCGTGATGTGCTGCTTCCGCTCAATCAAAGTGGCGATGAAGAGGGGTGCTTGTTAGAAGGTGGCGAAGTTAAAGCGCCGCAAGGTTTTAAAGAAGCGTATCAGCAATATGTTGAAGGTGGCTGGCCAAGCCTAGCAGCAGATCCTGAACAGGGCGGCCAGGGTCTTCCGCCCTCATTGGCGATGATGCTGTCTGAAATGATCTGCGCAACTAACTTAGCGTGGGGTATGTATCCAGGGCTTTCCCATGGTGCGGCCGATGCACTTCGGCACCATGGTACTGATGAGCAAAAGGAAACCTATCTTACCAAGCTGGTTGAAGGCGTTTGGACGGGCACTATGTGTCTCACCGAGCCACACTGTGGTACTGATCTCGGGTTAATTAAGACGCGTGCGGTGCCTAATGAAAGTGGTGCCTACTCCATTACGGGTACTAAGATCTTTATTTCTGCTGGCGACCATAATCTGGCAGAAAACATTGTACACCTCGTATTAGCCAAACTGCCCGGCGCTCCTGAGGGCTCGAAGGGTATTTCTCTATTTGTTGTACCTAAGTTTATGCCAGATGCTCAAGGCAATCCCGGCGATCGTAATGGCGTTTCCTGTGGCTCGCTCGAGCACAAAATGGGCATCCACGGTAATGCGACTTGTGTGATGAACTTTGATGGTGCGACGGGCTATTTAGTTGGAGCGCCCAACAAAGGCTTAGCGTGCATGTTCACTATGATGAATGCCGCACGCCTTGGGGTGGGCATTCAAGGCTTAGGCTTAATCGAAGCCAGTTTCCAAAACTCGCTCAGTTACGCTCGTGACCGGTTACAAATGCGTGCCCTTTCTGGTGCTCAAGCCCCTGAAAAAGTAGCAGACCCGATTATTGTTCATCCGGATGTGCGCCGTATGCTGCTAACCCAGAAGGCGTTCGCCGAGGGTGGTCGCATGCTGGTGCTATACACCGCTCAAATGTTAGATATCGTTGAACACGGTAAGCCTGGCGAAGAGAAAGAGCAGGCTGAAACTCTGCTTGGTCTATTAACGCCTATCGTGAAAGCGTTTCTCACTGAAGTTGGTTTTGAGTGCACCAATGAAGGCGTGCAGATTTTTGGTGGTCACGGCTTCATTAAAGAGTGGGGAATGGAACAGCTGGTGCGTGATGCGCGTATTACCCGTCTCTATGAAGGTACTACCGGCATTCAAGCGTTAGACCTGCTTGGCCGAAAGGTGTTGATGAGCCAGGGTGAATCGCTAAAAGTATTCACCAAAGAGATCCATAAGTTCTGTAAGGCGGAAGCTGATAACCCTGCTCTAAAAGAGTTTGTTGAGCCGCTAGCGAAGCTGAATGCTGAGTGGGGCGAGTTAACGATGGGCGTGGGTATGAAAGCCATGCAAGACCGTGAAGAAGTGGGGGCGGCCAGCGTCGACTACCTCATGTACTCCGGCTATGTCACCTTGGCGTACCTTTTTGCCCGCGCAGCTAAGCAGTCGTTGGTGGAATTAGAGGGTGACGATAAGGCGTTTTACGCGGCTAAGTTGAATACTGCTCGTTTCTATTACCAGCGCCTGCTGCCGCGTACTAAAGCACATGCTCAGATGATTCAAGCGGGTGCGGGAAGCCTTATGGCGATGTCGAGCGAAGATTTTGGCTTGGGCTTTGAGATTTAA
- the rlmM gene encoding 23S rRNA (cytidine(2498)-2'-O)-methyltransferase RlmM: MSETVPTSWLVYCRPGFESDALAEMQHHAKQHEVSCEPAQGEGWVSLTRLDKEPINDLHRKAAFKQLIFARQSLAALPALTLSRDDRLTAILDQIKSSRWSFEEIWHETPDTNDGKALAGLIKALTKPLQSMLKKRGALRGKAGARRLHIFWTDGDRVQLGMSFPDNRSELINGIRRLRFPSRAPSRSTLKLEEAWHEFIPREEWDTRLADHMQAADLGAAPGGWTWQLVQRGMYVYAIDNGQMDKQLMATGQIDHLKEDGFTWEPPQRMDWLVCDIVDKPVRVLAMVERWLTRKWCREAIFNLKLPMKKRWDEVNRCISTLEDALETAGVRATITCRHLYHDREEVTVHVRLAH; the protein is encoded by the coding sequence GTGAGTGAAACAGTACCCACATCGTGGCTTGTCTATTGCCGCCCAGGGTTTGAAAGCGACGCACTAGCTGAAATGCAACACCACGCCAAACAGCACGAGGTGAGTTGCGAACCTGCACAGGGCGAAGGTTGGGTGAGTTTAACGCGCTTAGATAAAGAGCCGATTAATGATTTGCACCGTAAAGCGGCGTTTAAGCAACTTATTTTTGCTCGCCAAAGTCTAGCTGCACTGCCTGCGCTCACGCTGTCCCGAGATGATAGGCTTACGGCTATTCTCGATCAAATAAAGTCAAGTCGTTGGAGTTTTGAAGAAATTTGGCACGAAACGCCAGATACCAATGATGGCAAAGCATTGGCAGGCTTAATTAAAGCACTGACGAAGCCATTGCAGAGTATGCTAAAAAAACGCGGCGCATTGCGCGGTAAAGCCGGTGCACGTCGTTTACATATTTTCTGGACGGATGGTGATCGTGTTCAGTTGGGTATGAGTTTTCCTGACAATCGAAGTGAGCTGATTAATGGTATACGCCGCCTACGTTTTCCATCTCGTGCACCAAGCCGATCAACGCTGAAGTTAGAAGAGGCATGGCATGAGTTTATTCCACGAGAAGAGTGGGATACACGGCTTGCGGATCATATGCAGGCAGCGGATTTAGGGGCCGCCCCAGGTGGTTGGACTTGGCAGTTAGTCCAGCGTGGCATGTATGTTTATGCCATTGATAATGGGCAAATGGACAAGCAGCTAATGGCTACGGGACAGATAGATCATCTTAAAGAAGATGGATTTACTTGGGAGCCGCCGCAACGAATGGATTGGCTAGTTTGTGATATTGTCGATAAGCCTGTGCGCGTGTTGGCAATGGTGGAAAGATGGTTAACCCGCAAATGGTGTCGAGAGGCAATTTTTAATTTAAAACTGCCCATGAAGAAACGCTGGGACGAGGTTAATCGCTGTATTAGCACGTTGGAAGATGCGTTGGAAACGGCGGGAGTGCGCGCTACGATTACATGCCGCCACCTCTACCATGATCGGGAAGAAGTGACGGTTCATGTAAGGCTCGCTCACTAA
- a CDS encoding antibiotic biosynthesis monooxygenase: MIKVIIERRIMPGLEEEYELAAREAMRVSLGVRGFVGGETLVELGHTDRRLMITKWRNLRAWKEWHSSEARAAAMQSILPLLTEDETIRVYEPGY; this comes from the coding sequence ATGATCAAAGTAATCATTGAACGGCGTATTATGCCTGGCCTGGAAGAAGAATATGAACTGGCTGCCCGCGAAGCAATGCGCGTTTCACTTGGCGTACGAGGATTTGTCGGTGGAGAAACGCTCGTCGAACTTGGCCATACAGATCGCCGCCTGATGATTACCAAATGGCGCAATCTTCGCGCTTGGAAAGAGTGGCATTCAAGTGAAGCACGTGCAGCGGCCATGCAGAGCATCCTACCTCTATTAACAGAAGACGAAACTATCCGCGTATACGAACCAGGCTATTAA
- the tusA gene encoding sulfurtransferase TusA, with protein MTDNTYDPSAFDASLDTTGLYCPEPIMLMHNKVRDMTPGQVLKVIATDPATTRDVPKFCQFLGHQLLQQEESDDHYVYFIRLA; from the coding sequence ATGACTGATAATACGTATGACCCAAGTGCCTTTGATGCATCGTTAGACACAACGGGTTTATATTGCCCTGAACCTATTATGTTAATGCATAACAAGGTGCGTGATATGACGCCAGGGCAGGTGTTGAAGGTAATAGCAACAGACCCCGCAACGACTCGCGATGTGCCAAAATTTTGTCAATTTTTGGGACACCAGCTACTGCAGCAAGAGGAGTCTGATGACCACTACGTGTATTTTATTCGCCTAGCGTAA
- a CDS encoding DUF3080 domain-containing protein — protein MALYPQPILWLTISVSLVLVGCGDNGAEQPWVEYHQQLTSDLSIADIERHPPPNIGKFPERRERLFNIPETREGMLNIYALRECQITSLIAARNNQLGRVAPPSQHWLYERALWQRLSACWNSDVPDGLSDDNKARLAELTELKTEQLPAVSWNAIFDSEEWEKSFSRASTPLNSAELPNIDNQLVAVDYLERMVTHQFSQAWQQDSSALENHLKALQERPLTAEILRTLLLAHQRLTEANIALESTRLTTSECLQDDLPAGFNQVEQISLKWLTAINRLINAHQITPPEAVKNYQNTWLSLNNPQAPWQQLQQVKAQHQALRDQFTSCSDN, from the coding sequence ATGGCGCTCTACCCTCAACCTATATTATGGCTGACTATTAGTGTCAGCTTGGTACTAGTAGGCTGCGGAGACAATGGTGCCGAACAGCCTTGGGTAGAGTATCACCAACAGCTCACTAGCGATCTTTCAATTGCCGATATTGAGCGTCACCCTCCACCTAATATTGGTAAATTTCCTGAACGTCGAGAGCGGCTATTCAATATTCCTGAAACCCGAGAAGGCATGCTCAATATCTATGCGTTGCGTGAGTGCCAGATAACATCACTCATTGCAGCACGGAACAATCAGCTGGGGCGCGTTGCTCCCCCTAGTCAGCACTGGCTTTACGAACGCGCGCTATGGCAACGCCTAAGTGCCTGCTGGAACAGTGATGTTCCTGACGGCTTAAGTGATGACAATAAAGCGCGATTGGCTGAACTAACTGAGCTCAAGACAGAACAGCTACCAGCGGTCAGCTGGAACGCCATTTTTGATTCTGAAGAGTGGGAAAAAAGTTTTTCCCGAGCAAGTACCCCCCTAAACAGCGCTGAACTACCTAATATTGACAATCAACTGGTTGCCGTTGATTACCTTGAGCGAATGGTGACGCACCAATTTAGCCAAGCATGGCAACAGGACTCTTCAGCACTTGAAAACCACCTTAAAGCGCTGCAAGAGAGGCCATTAACAGCAGAAATTTTACGCACACTGTTACTCGCCCACCAACGCTTAACGGAGGCAAACATAGCACTTGAGTCAACGCGCTTAACCACTAGCGAATGCCTGCAAGATGACCTTCCAGCAGGATTTAATCAAGTTGAGCAGATTTCCCTCAAGTGGCTTACAGCAATTAACCGACTAATCAATGCCCACCAAATAACGCCACCTGAAGCGGTTAAAAACTATCAGAACACTTGGTTATCATTGAATAATCCGCAGGCTCCCTGGCAGCAGCTCCAACAAGTAAAAGCACAACACCAAGCGCTGCGAGATCAATTTACTAGCTGCTCCGATAATTAA
- a CDS encoding MATE family efflux transporter translates to MGGFTSNIKSIYWPETRTLVALALPICGAQLAQAGMSVVDVIMTGRHNATDLAAVSVGSSLWMPLMLFMTGTLMGLTPIVAHLLGGKRNAEIRPAVHQALWVALVLGFTAAVLLWTVVTPIFELMGVPPAVARESAAYLSAVAFGMPGIALFQALRAFSDGMNHTRPALWISLVGLTVNIPSNYLLIYGGDGLVNLLGDGLPSALQQLPALGAFGCGIATALSMWTMAVAMALYTRKGHAYQSVSIWQTLTPPTLSGIRELVVVGMPIGVAIFVEVTLFTLIALFIASFGEVTVGAHQIALSFTSILFMLPMSLSMALTVRVGNTLGQQRSAMARTVAWNGIVISVIVAVINSTLLWFTAVPVIALYTSNTDIQALALTIISLAVIFQLSDSLQVNLAGALRGYKDTRIVMVITVLSYWIVGLGGGHWLGTHGIGDMYGPLGVHGYWMGLIAGLSTAALLLAWRLKWISQ, encoded by the coding sequence GTGGGCGGCTTCACTAGCAATATAAAATCCATCTATTGGCCAGAAACACGCACATTGGTAGCGTTAGCACTACCCATCTGCGGCGCTCAACTCGCACAAGCGGGCATGAGCGTGGTCGACGTCATCATGACCGGCAGGCATAACGCCACCGACTTAGCTGCCGTTTCGGTTGGCTCAAGCCTGTGGATGCCACTGATGCTGTTTATGACCGGTACGTTAATGGGCCTTACACCTATCGTGGCACACCTTTTAGGCGGCAAGAGAAATGCTGAGATTCGCCCTGCGGTTCACCAGGCATTGTGGGTCGCATTAGTACTCGGGTTCACTGCCGCTGTATTGCTGTGGACAGTCGTGACACCTATCTTCGAACTTATGGGAGTGCCCCCAGCGGTTGCAAGAGAGTCTGCTGCCTACCTCTCCGCTGTTGCCTTCGGCATGCCCGGAATCGCCTTGTTTCAGGCGCTTAGAGCCTTTTCAGATGGCATGAATCACACCCGGCCCGCGTTATGGATTAGTTTGGTGGGGCTAACCGTTAATATTCCCAGTAACTATTTACTTATCTATGGCGGTGATGGCCTAGTTAATCTATTGGGTGATGGATTACCCAGCGCTCTGCAACAGCTACCGGCACTAGGCGCATTCGGCTGCGGCATCGCCACAGCACTTTCGATGTGGACAATGGCCGTTGCGATGGCTCTCTATACCCGTAAAGGACACGCCTATCAAAGCGTCTCAATTTGGCAAACGCTGACCCCACCAACACTGTCCGGCATCCGCGAGCTTGTCGTAGTGGGTATGCCCATCGGTGTGGCTATTTTCGTGGAAGTGACGTTATTTACCCTGATAGCCTTGTTTATTGCCAGTTTCGGAGAGGTCACAGTCGGGGCTCACCAAATTGCCCTAAGCTTCACGTCTATTCTCTTTATGCTGCCGATGTCATTGAGCATGGCACTTACCGTACGTGTTGGTAATACATTGGGCCAACAACGTTCTGCTATGGCGCGCACTGTCGCTTGGAACGGTATTGTGATCAGTGTCATCGTGGCCGTCATCAACAGTACATTACTTTGGTTTACAGCAGTGCCGGTGATTGCGTTGTACACCTCTAATACCGACATCCAGGCTTTGGCGCTCACCATCATATCCCTGGCAGTCATTTTCCAGCTATCAGATTCACTTCAAGTCAACCTAGCAGGTGCATTACGAGGTTATAAAGACACCCGAATCGTGATGGTCATTACCGTACTTTCTTACTGGATTGTCGGTTTAGGCGGTGGCCACTGGCTAGGAACTCACGGCATAGGTGACATGTATGGCCCACTGGGAGTGCATGGTTACTGGATGGGACTTATTGCGGGGCTTAGCACAGCCGCACTATTACTTGCTTGGCGGTTAAAGTGGATTAGCCAATAG
- a CDS encoding elongation factor P hydroxylase gives MVTQEQERWTLHDITTLFDGVFLARYQTRLIIGGDEPLYRPATHEIPYHQVIFARGFFASALHEISHWCIAGEKRRQLEDYGYWYLPDGRDAQQQQAFEQAEIAPQALEKLFTRACGRTFHVSVDNLGGDVEVDRDAFANKVDARAARYLAEGLPLRANAFFIALTRYYQHQDTLVQAFKQGQRELDMALVASA, from the coding sequence ATGGTGACTCAAGAGCAGGAGCGTTGGACGCTTCACGATATAACGACATTGTTTGATGGCGTGTTTCTAGCACGTTATCAGACGCGATTAATCATAGGTGGCGATGAACCCCTGTATCGCCCCGCCACCCATGAAATACCTTATCATCAAGTGATTTTTGCGCGCGGCTTTTTTGCTAGTGCACTGCACGAGATCAGCCACTGGTGCATCGCAGGAGAGAAGCGTCGGCAGTTGGAAGATTACGGATACTGGTACTTACCGGATGGACGCGACGCCCAGCAGCAGCAAGCCTTCGAACAAGCAGAGATTGCCCCGCAGGCGCTGGAAAAGCTGTTTACGCGTGCCTGCGGACGCACATTTCACGTTAGTGTCGATAATTTAGGTGGGGACGTTGAGGTCGATCGAGATGCGTTTGCCAACAAAGTAGATGCCAGAGCGGCACGTTACTTAGCAGAGGGGCTGCCATTGCGTGCCAACGCTTTCTTTATCGCATTGACACGCTATTATCAGCATCAAGATACCTTAGTGCAGGCCTTTAAACAGGGGCAGCGAGAACTTGACATGGCGCTGGTCGCGTCGGCTTAG
- a CDS encoding TatD family hydrolase, translating into MATSAVDSFLPEALQFRSGAPLVDIGANLTHESFQRDLADVIARAKAANVATLIVTGTDIEHAEQAVELAKQTPGIYATAGVHPHDASGWSSDVARQLKALHQKPEVVAVGECGLDFNRNFSTPHEQERAFEAQLALAAESGLPLFLHERDAGQRMREMLHSWRDDISQAVIHCFTADRDTLHGYLDLDLHIGLTGWICDERRGHHIRSIVKDIPLERLMVETDCPYLLPRNLPAKLKGRRHEPALLPWIVREIAQWHDVTETELGNATTRTAQHFFRLDAEA; encoded by the coding sequence TTGGCGACAAGTGCTGTGGATAGTTTTTTACCCGAGGCGCTGCAATTTCGTTCTGGTGCCCCCTTGGTGGATATCGGCGCTAACCTGACTCACGAGAGTTTTCAGCGTGATTTAGCTGATGTCATTGCCCGGGCGAAAGCGGCCAATGTAGCTACCTTAATAGTGACGGGTACTGATATTGAACACGCTGAGCAAGCCGTAGAGCTGGCTAAACAGACCCCAGGAATATATGCCACTGCCGGGGTTCACCCACACGATGCTAGCGGGTGGAGTAGTGATGTGGCGCGTCAGTTGAAAGCGCTTCATCAAAAACCTGAAGTGGTTGCCGTGGGCGAGTGTGGACTGGACTTTAATCGCAATTTTTCAACGCCTCACGAGCAAGAGCGAGCGTTTGAAGCTCAGTTGGCGCTCGCTGCTGAAAGTGGCTTACCGCTATTTTTGCACGAACGCGACGCGGGGCAACGAATGCGTGAAATGCTGCATAGCTGGCGAGACGATATCAGCCAAGCCGTTATTCACTGCTTCACCGCTGACCGAGATACGTTGCACGGCTATCTCGATTTAGATCTTCATATAGGCTTAACCGGCTGGATTTGTGATGAGCGCAGGGGGCATCACATTCGCTCAATAGTGAAAGATATTCCGTTAGAAAGGTTAATGGTAGAGACTGACTGTCCTTACCTGCTGCCTCGCAATCTTCCAGCCAAACTAAAAGGGCGCCGTCACGAGCCAGCCTTGCTACCATGGATTGTAAGGGAGATTGCCCAGTGGCATGACGTGACTGAAACCGAGCTGGGGAACGCAACAACCCGCACTGCCCAGCATTTTTTCCGCCTTGATGCGGAAGCTTAA
- a CDS encoding ABC transporter substrate-binding protein translates to MHLSRHCAISALSAAVITASYAPSVAANEGISDNEIRIGYLADMSGVYRDPIGPLGQDAIEMAIEDIGGSVHGAQVVVFSADDRNSPDVGSSVVREWIDERNVDMVTGLVASSVTLAAVGLLEEADKLGLVNGAVSSSVTNEHCSPNHIHWVYDTWAMSNGTAKAITQEGYKNWYLLSADYSFGHALEADVERVVIENGGTIVGSARHPFPNNDFSSFMLQAQASGADVIALNNAGGDTINAVQTAGEFGITQAGQILAGMVLFSTDIRSIGLESAQGLQFTKAWYYDLTDETRAWAERFRERTGSMPTMVHAGLYSSTRHYLEAIEAAGTDDTQTVRQQMADTPINDIFATNGYIREDGRMVHDMYLVEVKTPEESADEDDLFRVVRTIPAEEAFRPLSESVCPLVNNS, encoded by the coding sequence ATGCATCTATCACGTCATTGCGCTATTTCTGCGCTATCGGCTGCGGTCATTACGGCTAGCTATGCCCCCAGCGTGGCCGCCAATGAAGGTATTTCAGATAATGAAATCCGTATTGGTTATCTAGCTGATATGTCGGGCGTTTATCGCGATCCAATAGGCCCATTAGGGCAAGATGCCATTGAGATGGCGATTGAGGATATTGGCGGCAGCGTACACGGTGCCCAAGTTGTTGTCTTTAGCGCTGATGATCGCAATAGCCCTGATGTTGGCTCAAGCGTGGTGCGTGAATGGATTGATGAACGTAATGTCGACATGGTCACTGGTCTAGTGGCTTCATCGGTTACATTAGCAGCCGTAGGTTTGTTAGAAGAGGCGGATAAACTTGGCTTAGTGAACGGTGCTGTTTCTTCGAGTGTCACTAACGAGCACTGCTCTCCTAACCATATTCACTGGGTTTACGATACCTGGGCGATGTCTAACGGTACGGCAAAGGCAATTACGCAGGAAGGCTATAAAAACTGGTATTTACTCAGCGCCGACTATTCATTTGGCCATGCACTTGAAGCGGATGTCGAGCGTGTGGTTATCGAAAACGGTGGAACGATAGTAGGTAGCGCGCGCCACCCCTTTCCGAACAATGACTTTTCCTCTTTCATGCTGCAAGCCCAGGCATCGGGCGCCGATGTGATTGCGCTCAATAATGCTGGTGGGGACACCATCAATGCGGTGCAAACGGCAGGCGAATTTGGCATTACTCAAGCCGGGCAGATTCTAGCCGGCATGGTGCTGTTCAGTACTGATATACGCAGCATTGGGTTGGAGAGCGCTCAAGGGTTGCAGTTCACTAAGGCATGGTATTACGACTTAACTGATGAAACACGCGCTTGGGCAGAGCGTTTCCGTGAGCGCACCGGCAGCATGCCGACCATGGTGCACGCAGGGCTCTATTCCAGCACCCGCCACTATTTAGAAGCCATTGAGGCGGCCGGAACAGACGACACGCAAACCGTTCGTCAGCAGATGGCCGATACCCCCATTAACGATATTTTTGCAACGAACGGCTACATTCGTGAGGACGGCCGTATGGTGCATGACATGTATCTCGTTGAAGTGAAAACACCGGAAGAGTCAGCTGATGAGGATGACCTCTTCAGAGTTGTGCGCACTATTCCCGCCGAGGAAGCATTCCGGCCACTTTCTGAAAGCGTTTGCCCACTCGTCAACAATTCGTAA
- a CDS encoding fatty acyl-CoA synthetase, with translation MEQTPLIHRNTIGAALNRSARKYSQQLALTFGGRVWSYQSLNDAANSVANGLLEAGLSPGDRLAVYGKNSDAYVIAWLAATKAGLVHVPINFALSSDELRYILEQSGAKGLLSDSSLADKVQQAAQGLALTVNGTLHADQQDSQLGRFDVLAYAQASPSTREPAVAVEGSSLAQLLYTSGTTAAPKAAMMTHQALMAEYMACMVELDIKGSDAMLAALPLYHSAQMHVFLMPALLLGAPIHLLEAPLPDSCLAAIAEKNVVSFFAPPTVWISLLRHPDFDQFDLTTLKKAYYGASIMPVPVLEEMQQRFSGVGLYNCYGQSEIAPLATVLRPDEHAERPASAGRPILTVETRIVDLEMNDVAPGEHGEIVHRSPQLMTGYWDKPEMTAESFQGGWFHSGDVGYFDEAGYLYVVDRIKDVINTGGVLVASREVEEALFKHSAISEVAVVGLPDEKWIEAITAVVVVKEGQVVSEDELIQHVKSLIAPYKVPKRVVFAEALPKSTAGKILKRHLRKDLKE, from the coding sequence ATGGAACAGACACCCTTAATTCACCGTAATACGATTGGCGCTGCGCTAAACCGCAGCGCTCGCAAATATTCTCAGCAACTCGCGCTAACGTTTGGTGGGCGAGTGTGGAGCTATCAGTCGCTTAACGACGCCGCAAACAGCGTGGCCAATGGCTTGTTAGAGGCCGGTCTTTCTCCTGGGGATCGGTTGGCGGTATACGGTAAAAACTCAGATGCCTATGTCATTGCCTGGCTTGCTGCCACTAAAGCGGGCTTAGTACATGTGCCTATTAACTTTGCGCTAAGTAGTGATGAACTGCGCTATATCCTTGAGCAGTCAGGGGCGAAAGGATTGCTAAGCGATAGTTCGTTAGCTGACAAAGTGCAGCAGGCAGCCCAAGGGTTAGCATTAACGGTCAATGGAACACTGCATGCTGATCAACAAGATAGTCAGTTAGGTCGTTTTGATGTCTTGGCTTATGCGCAAGCCTCGCCATCAACAAGGGAGCCAGCGGTCGCCGTAGAGGGAAGCAGTCTGGCACAGCTGCTTTATACCTCTGGCACAACCGCAGCGCCTAAAGCGGCAATGATGACCCACCAAGCGCTGATGGCGGAATATATGGCCTGCATGGTGGAGCTGGATATCAAGGGAAGTGACGCCATGTTGGCCGCTCTTCCGCTTTACCACTCCGCACAAATGCATGTTTTCTTGATGCCGGCTTTACTACTGGGCGCCCCCATTCATTTGCTTGAAGCACCGCTACCGGATAGCTGCTTGGCGGCGATTGCCGAAAAAAATGTCGTATCTTTTTTTGCGCCGCCCACTGTGTGGATCAGCTTACTGCGCCACCCAGACTTTGATCAGTTCGATTTAACCACACTCAAGAAAGCGTACTACGGTGCCTCGATTATGCCGGTGCCTGTTTTGGAAGAGATGCAGCAGCGTTTCTCCGGCGTTGGTTTATATAACTGCTACGGGCAGAGTGAAATTGCCCCCTTGGCAACGGTATTACGCCCAGATGAGCACGCTGAGCGTCCCGCATCGGCGGGGCGGCCGATACTTACGGTGGAAACGCGCATTGTTGATTTGGAGATGAACGACGTGGCCCCCGGTGAGCATGGCGAGATTGTCCATCGTTCGCCGCAGTTAATGACGGGCTACTGGGATAAGCCGGAGATGACCGCTGAGTCTTTCCAAGGCGGCTGGTTTCACTCTGGTGATGTGGGCTACTTCGATGAAGCAGGCTATTTATATGTCGTGGACCGGATTAAAGACGTTATCAATACGGGGGGCGTGCTGGTTGCCAGCCGTGAGGTGGAAGAGGCGCTGTTTAAACACTCGGCCATTTCGGAAGTAGCGGTGGTGGGGCTGCCTGACGAAAAGTGGATTGAAGCGATTACCGCCGTCGTTGTGGTGAAAGAGGGGCAAGTGGTTAGCGAGGATGAGCTCATCCAACATGTTAAAAGCTTGATTGCCCCCTACAAAGTTCCTAAGCGTGTGGTGTTTGCAGAGGCTCTGCCAAAAAGCACCGCAGGTAAAATTCTTAAACGTCACCTGCGCAAAGACCTAAAGGAGTGA